The DNA region atttttgatcattttacagctcatggtccagcaaggctgctatgaaagagtcaataaactgacttagtgggtgaaattattttttcctataattataaaaagattcggaattctagattcgaaataaagtattatcctagaatacctaattattctgtaatgtgcatccctagtgtTAATATTTGCTTGTACATATTCTTGATATATTTAAAGTGTGTCTAAACTATGTTTGGTCGTGAAAATATGTTCGTACTTCCGCAGACCGTTGTTCGCATTTAATAATGGCCAGTAATTTAGACAAACTGTTTGAGTATATTCGCTCAAAGGAGGAACTTTATATTCAAAGATTGACGGATGTTGTTGCGATCCAAAGCGTATCGGCTTGGGCTGATAAGCGGGGTGAATGCATTCGGATGATGGAGCACACCAAGACTGAAATGGAAAAACTTGGTTGCGATGTCAAGCTTATGGATATCGGTGGGTTGATTACAATATTGGTTTGGTTATTTAATTAAG from Ciona intestinalis unplaced genomic scaffold, KH HT000045.2, whole genome shotgun sequence includes:
- the LOC100178543 gene encoding cytosolic non-specific dipeptidase-like; this translates as MASNLDKLFEYIRSKEELYIQRLTDVVAIQSVSAWADKRGECIRMMEHTKTEMEKLGCDVKLMDIGTQDIGGESLPLPPIILGCLGKDPDKKTLCVYGHLDVQPACVEDGWDTEPFVLTEV